The Balneolaceae bacterium genomic sequence CCGCCCCTATGCACGCGAAAAGGCGGTGCTGCCGCTGGACTATCTGCGCTTCAACAAATTCTGGCCTGCCGTAAGCCGGGTGGACGACGCCTACGGCGACCGCAACCTGATGTGCAGCTGCGTGCCGATGGACGCCTACAGCGAGGGGCAGGAGCCGGCAGCCGTGGAGTAGCGGCTAGCTGCCCAGACTGTTTTCGATCTGTATCTCTCCCTTGAGTGTGCGGTGTACGGGACAGCGTTCGGAGATCTCCAGCAGCCGTTCTCTCTGGGCTTCATCCAGGTCGCCTTTCAGGATAAGCTCCACTTCAATATGGTCCATCTTACTGGCCGCATCGTCGCAGTTCTCGCAATCCTCAGCATGCCGCTTGTGGTGGCGAAGCTCCAGGTAGACCTCCTCAAGGGGCCATTCCTTACGCC encodes the following:
- a CDS encoding OsmC family protein; protein product: MTPPESNSPQEPKDKIVHVHLPADAVYETTLTAGRHELTSDEPETVEGGRDTGPDPYDYLLMSLGSCTAMTLKMYARRKEWPLEEVYLELRHHKRHAEDCENCDDAASKMDHIEVELILKGDLDEAQRERLLEISERCPVHRTLKGEIQIENSLGS